Below is a window of Mycobacterium dioxanotrophicus DNA.
ATGGGCAATGACAGTTTCTCACCGCAGTACTATGCCAAAGCCGTCGAAGACACCATCAAACGCATCGAAGAAATGAACCGTCGAATGATCGAATCTTCGAAGAGTGCCGGCCTGGTTGCCCTCGACGCCTATGAGAAGGCGCTGCAGAGCATGCTGGAGTTCCAGGAGAAGGTGGCCGGAGCCAGCCAATTGGACTGGGTCTCAGCGCTTGCCAGCGCTCATGCGCAGTTCGTCGGTGACATCAGCGCCGCGTACATCAAAGCCGCCCGCGAGTCCCTCAAGTAGCGCTGGAATCCGGCGCGCCCCTGCGCAGTTCGCCGCTGTCTCGATCGAACAGGCGGTCAAACGCATCGAAGAAACGAATGCCTACGAGAAGGCTCGACAGGGTCTCTCCGGCAATCGGTTGTAGGCCAGTCGCACTCTCCTAGACCCCAGCCCGCGCGGAAGAAGGCAACACGATGACGTACCAGCAAAATCTCAGCAAGCCCGTACCTCCCGAGGCGGTACTCGAATTCGTCGAGCCGGGTTCAGACATCATCATGCCCAACGCAAACGGGGAACCGGTCAAGGTCGTCGACGCCCTCGAGGACCATGCCGAAGAGCTGCAGAACGTGCGAATTCACCAGATGCACGCGCTTCGTGAGCGCCGCTACATCAACGGCGAATTCGGCGATCACCTACGGTACGTGTCCTACTTCCTGGCCCCGCCGTCGCGCAAGGCGTATCTCGAAGGCCACTGCGACCTGGTGCCCAACCACTTCAGTGAGGTACCCGACCTTCTGCGTCGGTCTACCAAGTGTTCGTTGGTCATCGCCGCGGCCTCACCGCCCAACCGCCAGGGGTACTTCTCCCTGGGTACGAACTGCGACTACACGGCATCGCTGATCGGAAGGGCGCCGTTCTTCCTTGAGGTCAATGCGCAGATGCCCCGCACCTTCGGCGGCAACCAGGTGCACATCAGCCAGGTCGTGGGCTGGACCGAGGTCGACTACCCGCTGATCGAAGCCCACGCCGTGGTGCCGAACGACAAGGACCGGGCCATCGCCGCGCTGGTCGCCGAACGGATCGCCAACGGCTCCACCATCCAGGCCGGCATCGGCGGCATGCCCAATGCACTACTTGGAATGCTGAAGGGCCACAAGGACCTTGGGGTCCACACCGAACTGCTGTCGGATGGGGTTATCGACCTGGTCGAGTCCGGTGTGGTGACCGGCACCCACAAGACGCTGCGCCGCGGCAAGATCGTCACCACGCTGGCGCTCGGGTCCCAGCGTCTCTACGAATTCCTGCACGAGAATTCAGCCGTCGATTTCGCGCCGGTGGATTGGGTCAACGACCCGCGGGTCATTGCCCGGCAGCCGAACTTCGTCGCCATCAACGCCACCACCGAGGTGGACTTCTACGGGCAGTGCGCGTCGGAGACCGTGGCCGGAAAGTACTTCTCGTCGAGCGGTGGGCAGTAC
It encodes the following:
- a CDS encoding acetyl-CoA hydrolase/transferase family protein; this encodes MTYQQNLSKPVPPEAVLEFVEPGSDIIMPNANGEPVKVVDALEDHAEELQNVRIHQMHALRERRYINGEFGDHLRYVSYFLAPPSRKAYLEGHCDLVPNHFSEVPDLLRRSTKCSLVIAAASPPNRQGYFSLGTNCDYTASLIGRAPFFLEVNAQMPRTFGGNQVHISQVVGWTEVDYPLIEAHAVVPNDKDRAIAALVAERIANGSTIQAGIGGMPNALLGMLKGHKDLGVHTELLSDGVIDLVESGVVTGTHKTLRRGKIVTTLALGSQRLYEFLHENSAVDFAPVDWVNDPRVIARQPNFVAINATTEVDFYGQCASETVAGKYFSSSGGQYDFSRGAMYSDNGQGFIVLQSTTRDGMKSKITPTLTPGSVVTTTKNTVDKIVTEYGVAEMRGRTLRERAKALIEIAHPKFRDELTESARAMALI